Part of the Listeria innocua genome is shown below.
TTCTTCTTCATATACCATTTCACCCCGCAACATTTATACTCTAGCCTTTAGTATACACTAACTCAAATTAAATGATAATAAAAAAATACTTTTTCTGAAAAAAACAGCTTGAAATCGCAAACTGTGGATATACTCCACAGTCATACTTTTACAAGTAATAGCGAATTCAAACTGATAAAATTACTATAGTTATTCTGATTTAACCAAACGATCAAGGAATAATCGGAATGGGAAAAAGATAACTAAAAAGAATGCTAGATTAAACAAAATCGTTGTCCAAAGACGCTGATCAATAAATACCGGAATGGTCATTGTGGTCGAACCAATTAAATAATAAAAAGCATATACCAAACTCTCAGTAAGGATAATATTAAATACAGTGATTAAACCTACCAAGAAGATATTATTCTGTAAAACTTTCATAAATTTATCGGTAATGTAAACCGTAAACGGAAAGATTGCAAAATAAATCCCCATGACA
Proteins encoded:
- the mreD gene encoding rod shape-determining protein MreD; translation: MNVKKNIALPAIMVGTFILEGVISLQFGNGLFNDKHLFIPHFLLVMLTIMTCFYKRNTTLVYAFILGLLFDIYYTGVMGIYFAIFPFTVYITDKFMKVLQNNIFLVGLITVFNIILTESLVYAFYYLIGSTTMTIPVFIDQRLWTTILFNLAFFLVIFFPFRLFLDRLVKSE